The DNA region CAGGTGCAGGAGGAATACTGCCTCCCGATGCGGGACAAAGGTGCCGCCCAGCAGTCCGTAACGGTTCACGTTAAGCGGGAACCATTGACTCAGCGCCGCCGTTCGTTCCGAACAGAGTACATTTGCTGGGAACGTTATTGGCTCGGGGTCCACCGTTGTAAGCCTCTCGGTAGGCAGTTCGTCCAGCCAAACATCAACCTCACGTCCGTTCGGCGGCCAGCGCAGTTCGTACTTCACAGCACCAGCGCCCGCGCGTTCCCCCCCAGCCTATCCCAGAGGGTGAAGGCCGCCCGCGCCCCGGGCCGGATGATTCCCTCGTCGTCCCACCCGGCGGCGAGGGCGGGGCCGCGCGTGTGGGCCCACAGCACGTCCATCTCGGTCAGCGCCTCGTGCTGGGCGAGGGGGTGGCCCTCGTCGTCGCGGCGGGTGATCGCGGCGGCGAAGTTGGCGCGGTACTCGGGCGGGGCGACCGGCGCGTCCGACCCGAAGGCCAGGATCGCCCCGGCGTCCCGCAGGCTGCGGAAGGGGTAGCTCGTGCCGGCGAGGTGCGGCAGCAGGGAGCGGATGAGAGCCCCATCCGCGTGCAGGTGGATGGGCTGCACTCCCGCCGCGATGCCCTGGAAGCGGGGGATGTCGTCCGGCCGAAGGTGCTGGGCGTGCTCGATCCGCAGGGGGACGTTCTTCTGGGCGGCAAGGTCACGCAGATCGTCGTACGCGTCCAGCACCTCGGTATTCGCCCGGTCGCCGATGGCGTGGGTGACGGGCGAAAGGCCCAGCCGCAGCGCCTCCATGCCCAGGTCGCGGATGAGTTCGGGCGAGTCGAGTGGAATGCCCGTGCCGCTGCCGTCCGCGAAGCCGGGGGCGTGCAGCCAGGCGGTGCGGCTGCCGAGCGCCCCGTCCGCGAAGAACTTGACCCCGCCCCACTGGAAGAGGGCGCCTGGCCCCCCCCTGGGAACACTGTGTCCGACACCCAGGTCCCGCGCGTGCCCCAGCCGCTCGTGGGGGAGGCTGGCCCACACCCGCAACGGCAATTCTCCCCGCGTGGCGAGCGTTTGCAGGGCGCGCGGCGCCTCCGGGGACTCGAAGGCCATCGTGTGCGCGCTGACGTACCCGCGTGAGGCGAGGTCGTCCACCCCCGCCTTCGCCGCCCGCAGGTATTCGGCCTCGCTGGGGACGGGCATCGCGTTCGCCACGAGTTCGGTCGCGTTCTCCAGCAGGGTGCCCAGGGGCCGGACGATCACCCCGCCCTCCGGGTCCGGGGTCGTTTCGGAGATGCCCGCCAGCCGCAGCGCGAGCGAATTCGCCCAGGCGAGGTGCAGGTCGCGCGAGTACAGCAGGACGGGGTGGTGGGGACTCACCTCGTCGAGGGCCCGGACCGTGGGGTACTCGCCCAGCCCCAGTTCGCTCAGCAGGAAACCGCCGCCGCGAATCCACGTTCCGGCAGGAGTGTTGATCGCCCGTTGCAACACCCGCGCCTGCACCTCCGACACACTCCTTGCCCCATGCAGGCCGAGTTCGGAGAGCGAGAAGCCGTACGAAACGAGGTGGATGTGCGCGTCCGCCAGCCCCGGCGTCAGGATCAGGTCGCGGTGGTCGAGCACCCGGGCGCGCGGGGCGAGGGCTGAGACCTCCTCCCGTGTCCCGGCCGCGAGCACCCGGCCGCCGCCGACGAGGACGGCCTGGGCTTCCGGCTGCGTGCTGTCGAGCGTCAGTGTCCGGGCGTGGAGGATCGTCAGTTCGGAGGCTGGGCGTCCGGTCATGCCTCCAGCCTAGACGAGTCGAGTGGTCGGGCAAAGGTCCGATGAAAAATGACGGGTTTTCCATCCATAATTCTCACGGACTGGTTAGACTGTCTTCCATGCCGCGCATCCTCGTGGTGGATGACGACGCCGCCATCCTCAAACTCATCAGCGTAATCCTGACCCGTGCGGGGCACGAAGTCCGCACCAGCCGCCATCCCGTCGAGGCCCTCGACCTCCTGAAGGTGTTCACCCCCGAACTCGTGATCAGCGACGTGGTGATGCCGTACATGACCGGCCTGGAGT from Deinococcus aetherius includes:
- a CDS encoding amidohydrolase — protein: MTGRPASELTILHARTLTLDSTQPEAQAVLVGGGRVLAAGTREEVSALAPRARVLDHRDLILTPGLADAHIHLVSYGFSLSELGLHGARSVSEVQARVLQRAINTPAGTWIRGGGFLLSELGLGEYPTVRALDEVSPHHPVLLYSRDLHLAWANSLALRLAGISETTPDPEGGVIVRPLGTLLENATELVANAMPVPSEAEYLRAAKAGVDDLASRGYVSAHTMAFESPEAPRALQTLATRGELPLRVWASLPHERLGHARDLGVGHSVPRGGPGALFQWGGVKFFADGALGSRTAWLHAPGFADGSGTGIPLDSPELIRDLGMEALRLGLSPVTHAIGDRANTEVLDAYDDLRDLAAQKNVPLRIEHAQHLRPDDIPRFQGIAAGVQPIHLHADGALIRSLLPHLAGTSYPFRSLRDAGAILAFGSDAPVAPPEYRANFAAAITRRDDEGHPLAQHEALTEMDVLWAHTRGPALAAGWDDEGIIRPGARAAFTLWDRLGGNARALVL